The Gammaproteobacteria bacterium genome contains a region encoding:
- the selB gene encoding selenocysteine-specific translation elongation factor has translation MRRLILGTAGHIDHGKTALVQALTGVDTDRLAEEKRRGITIDLGFAELPVSEDLAFGVVDVPGHESFIRNMLAGATGMDLVLLVVAADEATMPQTREHLAIVRLLGVERVVVALSRIDLVEEEWLELALDDVRELLAGTPHADAPIVPTSAVTGAGLDELQAALAREGARAHARLDDDIVRLPVDRVFTVRGTGTVVTGTLWSGSLSLDQRVRLEPGGLAARVRGLQVHGRSVRTARAGERTAVALAGSRVGREAVGRGQVVVGADPWVAADRVTARIELLPDTAWGIERGQRVRVHLGTSEVMARVFLLDCAEMVAGEVAWAQLRLEAPLVARARDHVVLRSYSPMTTIGGGIVAEPSPPPRTRLRGREGELLEAIVGPDGGLRRRAALDLAGWAGVPEEELPIRTGDPPGTLASGEDETGFATGRALYSGTVADQGRRLLQRQVARYHRAQPLRPGMPLAEAREALPAGAGAELADALLAHLAEKGELEVRRDLVRKPGFTPSLTAEQQGVRSRLAEQYRAAGLSPPSIRDLPAALRDHPDLWPILKLMEQAGDIVVLNDDFFADADAVERGARDVQERLAGRSGLGPADFRDVLPVTRRHLLPLLACFDRLGVTVRRGSGREVPASPGPSP, from the coding sequence ATGCGCCGGCTGATCCTCGGCACTGCCGGGCACATCGACCACGGCAAAACCGCTCTCGTCCAGGCGCTCACCGGGGTGGACACGGACCGGCTGGCCGAGGAGAAGCGGCGCGGCATCACCATCGACCTCGGGTTCGCCGAACTCCCGGTGAGCGAAGATCTGGCCTTCGGTGTGGTCGACGTCCCCGGCCACGAGTCCTTCATCCGCAACATGCTGGCGGGCGCCACCGGGATGGACCTGGTGCTGCTGGTCGTGGCGGCGGACGAGGCCACCATGCCGCAAACGCGCGAGCACTTGGCGATCGTGCGCCTGCTCGGGGTCGAGCGGGTGGTCGTGGCGCTCAGCCGCATCGACCTCGTGGAGGAGGAATGGCTGGAGCTCGCGCTGGACGACGTCCGCGAGCTGCTCGCCGGCACGCCGCATGCAGATGCGCCCATCGTGCCGACCTCCGCGGTGACCGGGGCGGGCCTGGACGAGCTGCAGGCAGCGCTCGCGCGCGAGGGCGCGAGGGCGCATGCGCGCCTGGACGACGACATCGTGCGCCTGCCGGTGGACCGGGTCTTCACGGTGCGCGGCACCGGAACCGTGGTGACGGGCACGCTCTGGTCGGGGTCGCTGTCCCTCGACCAGCGCGTCAGGCTCGAGCCGGGCGGGCTGGCGGCGCGGGTGCGCGGCCTGCAGGTGCACGGGCGTTCGGTGCGGACGGCGCGCGCGGGGGAGCGCACGGCCGTCGCCCTCGCCGGCAGCCGCGTGGGCAGGGAGGCGGTGGGGCGCGGACAGGTGGTGGTCGGCGCCGATCCATGGGTGGCCGCCGACCGGGTAACAGCGCGCATCGAACTGCTCCCCGACACCGCCTGGGGCATCGAGCGGGGCCAGCGGGTGCGGGTGCACCTGGGCACGTCCGAGGTGATGGCACGGGTCTTCCTGCTCGACTGCGCCGAGATGGTGGCGGGTGAGGTGGCGTGGGCGCAGCTTCGGCTGGAGGCGCCCCTGGTGGCGAGAGCGCGCGACCACGTGGTCCTGCGCTCCTACTCGCCGATGACCACCATCGGCGGGGGCATCGTGGCCGAGCCGTCACCGCCGCCGCGGACGCGGCTGCGGGGCAGGGAGGGCGAACTGCTCGAGGCGATTGTGGGACCGGACGGGGGCCTCCGCCGCCGGGCGGCGCTCGACCTGGCCGGGTGGGCGGGCGTCCCGGAGGAGGAACTCCCCATCCGCACCGGCGATCCGCCGGGGACGCTTGCCTCCGGCGAGGACGAGACCGGCTTCGCGACTGGCCGGGCGCTCTATTCGGGAACGGTGGCCGACCAGGGCCGACGCCTACTCCAACGCCAGGTCGCCCGCTACCACCGAGCCCAGCCGCTCAGACCCGGCATGCCGCTCGCCGAGGCGCGCGAGGCTCTGCCCGCCGGCGCGGGCGCGGAACTGGCCGATGCCCTGCTCGCGCACCTGGCGGAAAAGGGCGAACTGGAGGTCCGCCGCGACCTGGTGCGCAAGCCCGGCTTCACGCCCTCCCTCACCGCGGAGCAGCAAGGCGTGCGGTCGCGCCTGGCGGAGCAATACCGGGCCGCGGGTCTCTCTCCGCCCTCCATCCGCGACCTTCCCGCCGCGCTCCGCGACCATCCAGACCTGTGGCCCATCCTCAAGCTGATGGAACAGGCGGGCGACATCGTCGTGTTGAACGACGACTTCTTCGCCGACGCAGACGCGGTCGAACGGGGGGCACGGGACGTTCAGGAACGGCTCGCGGGCCGATCCGGCCTCGGTCCCGCAGACTTCCGCGACGTTCTGCCCGTCACCCGCCGGCACCTGCTCCCTCTGCTCGCCTGCTTCGACCGGCTCGGAGTCACGGTTCGGCGCGGCAGCGGGCGGGAAGTGCCCGCCAGCCCGGGTCCGAGCCCGTGA
- the recO gene encoding DNA repair protein RecO, with the protein MSLLSTRAILLKSHPFSETSLILRFFTRERGLVSVMARGLRRRGTPPEIFSSGVLVLYYRSNRDLQNYREFSVMHAHRALAGDVRRFAGASLLADLVLHHAGEEPSGALFAGLDASLGRLAEAPPEMIAVLILSGAWALVSLMGYAPELTVCVACGDGLDTAAVGRLDHAAGGVRCPRCAGPASEAPRIGPRAREQLRTLLLGEPVDGLDRVTQHLKVLRNYVHHHICGSRPLPSFPFLESVVGEAV; encoded by the coding sequence ATGTCGCTCCTTTCCACGCGCGCCATCCTGCTCAAGTCCCATCCGTTCAGCGAAACCAGCCTGATCCTCCGATTCTTTACGCGCGAGCGAGGCCTGGTGAGCGTGATGGCGCGGGGCCTGCGCAGGCGCGGAACCCCTCCCGAGATCTTCTCCTCGGGGGTTCTCGTGCTCTACTACCGCAGCAACCGGGACCTCCAGAACTATCGCGAGTTCTCGGTCATGCACGCGCACCGGGCTCTGGCCGGCGATGTGCGGCGGTTCGCGGGGGCGTCGCTGCTCGCCGACCTGGTGCTGCACCACGCCGGCGAGGAGCCGAGCGGGGCCCTCTTCGCCGGACTCGACGCGTCGCTGGGGCGCCTGGCCGAGGCTCCTCCGGAGATGATCGCGGTCCTCATCCTGTCCGGCGCCTGGGCGTTGGTATCGTTGATGGGGTACGCTCCTGAACTCACCGTATGCGTGGCGTGCGGGGACGGACTGGACACCGCCGCCGTTGGCCGCCTGGACCATGCGGCGGGAGGGGTGCGCTGCCCGCGTTGCGCGGGGCCGGCCTCCGAGGCTCCCCGCATCGGGCCGCGCGCGCGGGAACAGCTGAGGACACTTCTCCTGGGAGAACCGGTGGACGGGCTCGACCGCGTCACCCAGCACCTGAAGGTGCTGCGCAACTACGTGCACCATCACATTTGCGGGTCCCGTCCGCTGCCCTCCTTTCCCTTTCTCGAGAGCGTCGTTGGCGAAGCTGTCTGA
- a CDS encoding bifunctional nuclease family protein: MVEVRVQSLGLDPSSNTPVVILREVEGERVLPIWIGPGEASSIAMELASMKFSRPLTHDLIVSVIGGLGGTLKRVLITRVLDNTFYAELIVQRDGDVVSIDARPSDSIAVALRTEARIFAQEDLLHKTSIEVTDEEDAASGEGEEESPPGMDAEELKEHLRKLHPEDFGRFTP; encoded by the coding sequence TTGGTCGAGGTCAGGGTACAGAGCCTGGGGCTTGACCCCTCATCCAACACGCCGGTAGTCATCCTGCGGGAGGTGGAGGGCGAACGGGTGCTGCCGATCTGGATCGGTCCGGGGGAGGCCAGCTCGATCGCGATGGAGCTGGCCAGCATGAAGTTCAGCCGACCCCTCACCCACGACCTCATCGTCTCGGTGATCGGCGGGCTCGGCGGCACTCTCAAGCGGGTGCTCATCACCCGCGTCCTCGACAACACCTTCTACGCCGAGCTGATCGTGCAGCGGGACGGCGACGTCGTTTCCATCGACGCGAGGCCCTCGGACTCGATCGCGGTCGCGCTCCGGACCGAGGCGCGCATCTTCGCCCAGGAGGATCTCCTCCACAAGACCTCGATCGAGGTGACGGACGAGGAAGATGCGGCCTCGGGGGAAGGCGAGGAGGAGTCTCCGCCGGGAATGGACGCGGAGGAGCTCAAGGAACACCTGCGCAAGCTTCATCCCGAGGACTTTGGCCGCTTTACGCCCTGA
- the ahcY gene encoding adenosylhomocysteinase, whose amino-acid sequence MSTLTKSRPARPAVSRPPFKVKDPGLAEWGRQEIELARREMPGLMALREEYAGEKPLAGSRVSGSLHMTIQTAVLIETLVELGAEVRWASCNIFSTQDHAAAAMADAGVPVFAWKGETLEEYWWCTWMALAHPEGGPDLIVDDGGDATLLIHQGVERELQAEAGVARAPGASEEEEEIGRLLDRVLEEDPHFWRSLAADVRGVSEETTTGVHRLYRMAEEGTLLFPAINVNDSVTKSKFDNLYGCRESLVDGIKRATDIMVAGKKCVVLGYGDVGKGCVQAFAGLGATLYVTEIDPINALQAAMEGHQVVTMDEACAFGDIFVTATGNVSAITRGHMDRMKDGAIVCNIGHFDSEIEVAGLAGLEWTEIKPQVDKITWPDGKSIVLLARGRLVNLGCATGHPSFVMSTSFTNQCMAQIELWQKRETDEYAKRVYTLPKILDEKVARLHLDKLGARLTTLTPEQAEYIDVPVGGPYKPDHYRY is encoded by the coding sequence ATGTCTACGCTTACGAAATCCCGACCGGCCCGGCCCGCCGTCTCACGGCCGCCCTTCAAGGTCAAGGACCCGGGTCTCGCCGAATGGGGCCGCCAGGAGATCGAGCTCGCCCGCAGGGAGATGCCCGGGCTGATGGCGCTCCGCGAGGAGTACGCCGGCGAGAAGCCCCTCGCGGGCTCCCGCGTCTCGGGCTCCCTGCACATGACCATTCAGACCGCCGTGCTCATCGAGACCCTCGTGGAGCTTGGCGCGGAGGTGCGCTGGGCGTCCTGCAACATCTTCTCCACCCAGGACCACGCCGCGGCCGCGATGGCCGACGCGGGCGTGCCCGTCTTCGCATGGAAAGGAGAGACGCTGGAGGAGTACTGGTGGTGCACCTGGATGGCCCTCGCGCACCCCGAGGGCGGTCCTGACCTCATCGTCGACGACGGCGGGGACGCCACGCTCCTGATCCACCAGGGGGTCGAACGCGAGCTGCAGGCGGAAGCCGGGGTCGCGCGCGCGCCCGGAGCCTCCGAGGAAGAGGAGGAGATCGGCCGGCTGCTCGACCGGGTGCTGGAAGAGGATCCGCACTTCTGGAGGTCGCTCGCGGCCGACGTGCGGGGCGTGAGCGAGGAGACCACCACCGGTGTGCACCGGCTCTACCGCATGGCCGAGGAAGGCACCCTTCTGTTCCCGGCCATCAACGTCAACGACTCGGTCACCAAGTCCAAGTTCGACAACCTGTACGGCTGCCGCGAGTCGCTGGTCGACGGCATCAAGCGCGCCACCGACATCATGGTGGCGGGCAAGAAGTGCGTCGTGCTGGGATACGGCGATGTCGGCAAGGGGTGCGTGCAGGCCTTCGCCGGGCTCGGCGCCACCCTCTACGTCACCGAGATCGACCCCATCAACGCGCTGCAGGCCGCGATGGAGGGCCACCAGGTGGTGACCATGGACGAGGCCTGCGCCTTCGGCGACATCTTCGTCACCGCCACGGGCAACGTCTCCGCAATCACCCGCGGCCACATGGACCGCATGAAGGACGGCGCCATCGTCTGCAACATCGGCCATTTCGACTCCGAAATCGAAGTGGCCGGGCTGGCGGGCCTGGAGTGGACCGAGATCAAGCCGCAGGTCGACAAGATCACCTGGCCGGACGGCAAGAGCATCGTCCTTCTCGCGCGCGGCCGCCTTGTCAACCTCGGATGCGCCACGGGCCACCCGAGCTTCGTCATGAGCACCAGCTTCACCAACCAGTGCATGGCGCAGATCGAACTCTGGCAGAAGCGCGAGACCGACGAGTACGCGAAACGGGTCTACACCCTTCCCAAGATCCTGGACGAAAAGGTGGCGCGACTGCATCTGGACAAACTGGGAGCGCGGCTCACGACGCTCACTCCCGAGCAGGCGGAATACATCGACGTGCCGGTCGGCGGCCCGTACAAGCCCGACCACTACCGCTACTGA